In the Kribbella sp. NBC_00482 genome, one interval contains:
- a CDS encoding alpha/beta fold hydrolase, whose protein sequence is MDDQISVEGRALRFCLYGPVDGVPVIELYGTPSSRMRRPDQIAAIEHSGVRVLMPDRPGYGGSTRLPGRTVSDVVGDIEALADSQRWERFAVTGGSGGGPHALACAAFLPHRVTRCAVLSGIRPQAETLPPEEVLRGQLTQLGADILGQVEAGGPAYPGAPANTPGWEDPATRARLVATFADSLDGWYDDKVAFAQPWGFSPQSISVPVGIWYGTADEHVPESDAQWLLENIPTAQGHQYDGGHLPASATLIDIHKWVSSPTS, encoded by the coding sequence GTGGATGACCAAATCAGCGTGGAGGGGCGCGCCCTCCGGTTCTGTCTGTACGGCCCCGTCGACGGCGTGCCGGTGATCGAACTGTATGGAACTCCGAGTAGCCGGATGCGGCGGCCCGACCAGATCGCGGCGATTGAACACAGCGGCGTGCGAGTCTTGATGCCCGACCGGCCTGGGTACGGCGGGTCGACCCGGCTGCCAGGACGTACGGTTTCTGATGTTGTGGGGGACATCGAGGCACTCGCGGATAGCCAGCGTTGGGAGAGGTTCGCGGTGACGGGCGGCTCGGGTGGTGGTCCACATGCGCTGGCGTGTGCGGCGTTCCTGCCGCACCGTGTCACCCGGTGTGCTGTGCTCTCGGGCATTCGCCCGCAGGCAGAGACGCTGCCTCCCGAGGAGGTTCTTCGGGGCCAGCTCACACAGCTCGGCGCCGACATCCTTGGCCAGGTCGAAGCAGGCGGCCCCGCCTATCCAGGAGCACCAGCCAATACCCCTGGTTGGGAGGACCCCGCTACCCGGGCTCGGCTGGTCGCTACGTTCGCTGACAGTCTCGATGGCTGGTACGACGACAAGGTGGCTTTCGCCCAGCCGTGGGGTTTCTCTCCACAGAGCATCAGTGTCCCTGTCGGCATCTGGTACGGCACAGCCGACGAGCACGTCCCCGAGAGTGATGCACAGTGGCTCCTTGAAAACATTCCCACCGCTCAGGGCCACCAGTACGACGGCGGTCACCTTCCCGCCAGCGCGACCTTGATTGACATCCACAAGTGGGTCAGCTCGCCAACCAGTTGA